The genome window GGAATGTGATCAAAGTCATCTGGGGCAGCGACTGGGACCGCTTGCTGGAAAAAGATGTCACAGGCCTGCTGCGCCGACGCATGATGGAATGCGTGGATGGCGATTTTCAAACATTCAAATCGCAAAACGGCGCATATGTACGGCAGCACTTCTTCGGTAAGTATCCGGAGTTGCTGGCGATGGTCACCGATATGTCAGACGACGAGATATGGAAGCTGACGCGCGGCGGGCATGATCCGGAAAAAGTTTATGCCGCCTATGACCAGGCCGTCCGCACCAGCGGCCAGCCGACCGTCATCCTGGCAAAGACGGTAAAAGGCTTCGGCATGGGTGAAGCCGGAGAAGGCCAGAACATCAATCATCAACTGAAAAAAATGAGCGCCGATGCCGTGCGCACTTTCCGCGACCGCTTCGCCCTCCCCGTCAGTGATGAGCAACTGGAAGAAATGCCCTACCTGCGGCCGGCACCGGACAGCGAGGAAGCGCGTTACCTCGTGGCCAGGAGGAAGGCACTTGGTGGTCATATCCCGGCACGCTTCAGCGAAGTCGAGCCTTTGGCAGTGCCACCGCTATCGGCCTTCGCCAGCCAATTGCAAAGCAGCGGGGAACGCGGCGTGTCGACCACCATGTCCTTCGTGCGTATCCTGACCGCCCTGTTGAAAGACGAAAATCTCGGCAAGCTGGTAATCCCCATCGTACCGGATGAATCGCGCACCTTCGGCATGGAGGGATTGTTCCGCCAGATCGGCATCCACTCCTATCTCGGCCAGCTCTATACACCGCAAGACGCCGGGCAGCTGAGTTACTACAAGGAAGCCAAGGATGGACAAATCCTGCAGGAAGGCATCAATGAATCCGGTGCGATTTCATCCTGGATCGCAGCCGGCACTGCTTACGCCAACCACGGTCTGGCGACGATTCCGTTTTATATTTTTTACTCGATGTTCGGCTTGCAAAGGGTTGGTGACCTCGCCTGGGCTGCCGCCGATGCACGTACCCGCGGATTCTTGCTGGGTGCGACTGCCGGACGCACCACACTGATGGGCGAAGGATTGCAGCATGATGACGGGCATAGCCACGTCCTGTCTTCCGTCATCCCAAGCTGCATTTCCTATGATCCAACCTTCTCTTACGAACTGGCCGTCATCATCCACGATGGCTTGCGGAGGATGTATGTCGAGCAGGAAGATATCTACTATTACATCACCCTGCTGAATGAAAGCTATCAACATCCTGCCATGCCGGACGGCGCTGAAGCAGGCATCCTCAAAGGTTTATATCTGTTGCGTGAACACGCCGCTCAGCAAGACGGTGCCCCTCAGGTACAACTGATGGGTAGCGGTTCCATCCTGCGTGAAGTAATCGCTGCGGCAGAACTGCTGGAACAGGATTTCGGTATAGCCAGCGACATCTGGAGTGCGACGAGCCTGACCGAAGTACGCCGTGATGGCCTGGCTGCTGAACGCTGGAATATGCTGCACCCGGATGAAGAAATGCGCATTCCCTATGTACAGGAATGCCTGATGGGTCGCCGCGGTCCTGTCGTCATCGCCACCGATTACATGAAGATCGTCGGTGACCAGATCCGGCCGTTTATCAACGACCGCAGGTTCATTGCATTGGGCACTGATGGATTCGGACGTTCGGATACTCGGGAATCCTTGCGCAGCTTCTTTGAAGTAGACAGGCATTTCATCGTCCTGGCAGCGCTGAAGGTGCTGGCCGACGATGGAAGTATTCCGCGCAGCAAGCTGGGCGAGGCGATACAACGTTACGGTATCGATATCAATAAAGTTGATCCTGCTGCAGTGTAAAAACCTTTTTCCTTCAGACCCTTGTATGCGCCTGTTGAATATTGTTTGTTCGCCGCGTGGTGGAAAGTCAGTTTCCATCGCTATTGCCAATACCTTCCTCGATGCATACGGCCAGAGATGTCCCGCGCTGGAAGTCGATACCCTGAATGTATGGGAAGAAGATTTCCCCGACTTCAACAATCAGGCCATCGGCGCCAAATACAAGCGCGTGTCAAAGGAAGCCTTGAACAATGCCGAACAGGCGGCGTGGAAAAGCATAGAGACGCTGGTACAGCGCTTCCAGCGGGCTGAGCGGATTGTGCTTGGTGTTCCGATGTGGAATTTCTCTTACCCGTACAAGCTGAAGCAACTGATTGACCTCGTCAGCCAGCGCAATATGCTGTTCAGCTTCGATGGCAGGCAATACGGCCCGCTGCTGGAAATTCCGCGCGCGCTGGTGATACATGTACGGGGGCAAAGCCGGGGCTTGGATATCGACAGTCCGGGTTTCGAACACCAGGCTGATTACATTGATTTCTGGTTGAAGTTTATCGGCGTGGCAAATGTCCTGAGCATTCAGCTGGAACATACCTGGGATGGACGTGCGCCAGAAACCATAGAGGCAGGGAAAGCGCAGGCCATCGCGCTGGCTGCCGATTTTTGAAACTATTCCTGGTCGGTCTGGGGAGATACCGGCTGCTGGATATTCGAAATACTCCAACCCTTGTCCTGCAAATCAGCAGGATCAGTTTGCAGCAGGATCTGGCCGTGCACTTCTTCCAGTTTCTGCTGCCAGTTATAAAGCGCTGACGGAGTATTTTTCTTTAAATCTTCCATCAAGGGCTTCAGCGATTCCAGGATATCCCGCTTCTGCGATGCCTCAAATGGCGTCGTGGTATCTGCGGTCAACTCACCCATTTCATACTTCGATGTACGGGTGGATTGCTTCGCCGACTGCATGGAAAAAGCTTCACTCAGTACGCCTTTGGTGTACGCGAGTCCAATTGAGCTTTCTGCCGAGTCTTCGATCTGCTTGTAGTAATAATTTTGCGACTTGTTATCGGTCGTCAGTATCAGCGGCACATCCGGGATCAGTGACATGTGATAACTGGCCGTCAAATGTGATCGCTGTTGTTGCGCAATGGTGCGATTGAACTGGTTTGGCCCGCCAACCTGTGTGGCTTGCGATACATCGTAGGCGAAGGTATCGGTTTCACTCAGGTTCTTTGGATTGGATGACTCCGGCACCTGTTTGATTGATGCCTTGAAATCGGCCAGCCCGGTCAGCATTGCGTGATCGACGTCAGCCAGGCTTATCTTTGCCTGCTGCGTCGGTGCGACGTAGTCGCTGTTCATCTGGGTAAAGGCATCCTTGAACATGGCCGCCAGTTCTTTGTCGGCATTGCCGCGCGACGCAGCCTTGTCAAACTGTTTCAAATAACTGTCGATGGCCGCAGTGCGCTGCCCGGCGTTGCCCCAGATGGAAGAGTCACGCATGTCGACGCTGACATTCAGCGTGCCGACCGGGCCATCCAGGTTCACACTCCGCGTCGTGCTGTCTGCATGGAAGTCCAGTGTCTGCGGTGTTTTCCCATCCAGCGCGATGCTGGAATGAAAATCCACCGAAGACAATACTTTCGAATCAAATTGCGTCAGGCCGGCGAGATTGAGAACCGGCGGCTTCGCACTGATGCCATCGATTGCATCCTGGAATCCGGTGGCCAGGTTTCCCAGTGCAATGCGTTCCGCATCGCTGAGGTCGCCGCTGCTTTGCATCTGGACTTGCAGGCGGTCATCCTGGCTGCCCAATACAATCTCAACATCGATACCGCTTTTTGTCTGGATACGCAGTTTTTGTTCCGCCCACGGGGACGGGGCCTTTGATGTACCCGGTGCGGCTACTTCTGCCGTTTCGTCAGGAGCCTGGCTGACCGATTGCGTCAACCCATTCGCACCATTCTTCAACATATCAAGCAATGCGCTTCCTATGCCCTTGAAGCGATTACCGATAGATTGCGAAAAGAAGTTTCCTGCCATCAGTCCGGATACAGCATCGTTCGGGCGGACCTTCCAGACCAGTGGAGCCGCTGCGGTGGACTCGATACGTGGAATTGAATAGGTTGGCTCCGGCGCGGAATTCTGCTTGCTTGCGCCCAGCGTAACAATCGTCGACTGCGATGGCGTCGCTGCGGATTGCGCTTGCACCTGGCCCGACATTACGCGGGACGAACCGGCGGAAGCCGACGGCACATTGGAAGGTGACATCGCGGACTGCAATGCGGATATGGACGTCATGGAGCTAAACCCTGGGCTTTTGTCATTTTCTAATCAGATCAACATGCGTACGGCCTTACATGATCATGCCGGCCTATTCAAAATAGTTGCCTATACATTGAATAGAGGATGTCTTGTATAACGGCCGGTCTGGAATAAACTTGAATTCCAATTACCCTGGACGCTGTATCTGATTAATTGTGTCCCAAGCCCATCACTGCGTGACACATGGCGGGAACTGCCTTAGCGGCGATGTATCTTCATGATCTTTTGATGCTCGCGCATCCAGTCACGGTCTTTTTCGGTATTGCGCTTGTCGTATTCCTTCTTGCCCTTGGCCAGCGCAATATCGCATTTCACCCGCCCGCGTACCCAATGCAGGTTGAGCGGCACCATGGTGAAGCCGGACTGGTCGACCTTGCTCAGCAGTTTCTTGATTTCCGCTGCGTGCAGCAGCAGCTTACGCGTACGTACTGCTTCCGGATGTGAAAACGATGAAGCGCTGTTCAGTGCACTGACGTGTGCACCGAACAGGAAGATTTCATTGCCACGGGCAATGACATAGGCTTCCTTCAACTGCACGCGGCCGGCGCGGATGGCTTTGACTTCCCAGCCCTGCAACATGACGCCTGCTTCGTAACGATCTTCTATGAAGTAATCGTGAAATGCTTTTCTGTTATCTACTATGCTCATAACGATCTCTTTGATGTAGCGAGAGTGTAACCCCGTGCACCGCCTTCTGCAGCGTACGCGGTCCAAACCAAAATCCCTGACTTGCATTACTATAGCGGACACATTCGACAAGAAACGCAGAGCGTTCACGAATGCCAACCCTATAAAACATGAGCTCCTACATTTTCGTCCTGATGGTTGGATTGCTGGCCGGCGCAATTAGCGGCGTGATCGGCACCGGCTCATCCATCATGCTGTTGCCGGTATTGGTATATACCTTCGGGCCGAAACAGGCGGTTCCCATCATGGCGGTGGCGGCTGTCATGGCCAACCTGTCCCGCGTTATGGCCTGGTGGAAACTGGTCGACTGGCGCGCCTTTGCCGCTTACTCGATTACCGGTGTCCCGGCAGCGGCGATAGGCGCACGCACTTTGCTGGCACTGCCTTCCCACCTGATTGAAATCTGCCTCGGTATTTTCTTCATCCTCATGATCCCGGCGCGACGCTGGCTGGTTGCACGCAATTACACGATCAAACTCTGGCAGCTCTCCATCATAGGCGCCCTGATCGGCTTCCTCACCGGCCTGGTGCTGTCCACCGGTCCGCTCAGCGTGCCTGCATTTACCGCCTATGGTTTGGTCAAAGGTGCATTCCTGTCGACCGAAGCAGCCAGTTCGCTGATGCTCTATGTGACCAAGGTCATCACCTTCCGCGAATTCGGCGCCATGCCGCTGGACATCTTCATCAAGGGCTTGCTGGTCGGTGCATCATTGATGGCAGGGACTTTTATCGGCAAAGCCGTGGTGCTGAAACTGAGCAACCAGGCTTTCCAGCACTTGCTCGACGCCCTGCTGTTTTGTTCCGGCGTCTCGCTGCTGTGGGCGGCATTCAGCTAAGGGACATGCCTTGTGCACGTAGCGCCATCTGCGCCACTGCCAATACATCCTGGCTCAGCTCCAGCGCACCATCCTGCAATGCCTGCAGACGGAACCAGCCCGCGTCTGCGGCATCATCCGCCGCCACCGGCTCACCGGACTGCCATTCACACAGGACCGCGAGCAGGACAAAATGCTGCAATAACTCGCCCGCCTCATCCTTGCCATAAGCATTGAGTGCCGTCAGCACATGCCGGGCTTGTGCACGCACGCCGGTTTCTTCGTACAACTCACGTACCGCCGCTGCTTCCATTGTTTCACCGAAATCCATTTTTCCGCCGGGGAAACCCCACAGGCCGACATCGGGCGGATTCTTGCGGCTGACCAGCAAGACTTCATCACCACGCAGCAGCACGGCAATCACAGCCGCAACCGGAATTTTTCTATTGCTGCTGGTATCGACTGGTGCCTGCATGATCAAACCTGGATGGAAACGCTAAGGATGAAACCGTCATTGTAACGACTATCAGCCGTGCCATAATCAGCACTCCCTTCCCGGCGATTGATACCCATGCTCGAGCCTTACCTGAAACGCTGGCAACTCACACCTGACGGCACCGCCATCATGACGCCCGGCAGCCAACTGCTGCCGGTACGCATGGCCGGTATGCCGGCGATGCTGAAAGTCTCGGCGGAGGAAGAAGAAAAAAACGGCGCTCTCTTGCTGGCCTGGTGGGACGGCGATGCCGCCGCCCGCGTGCTGGCCTGTGAAGGCGATGCGCTGTTAATGGAAAGAGCCGAAGGCCAAAGCACATTGCTGGAGATGGCCTTACACGGCCGGGATGATGAAGCCAGCCGCATCATGTGCAAAGTCACGGCGCAATTGCATGCGCCACGTAACAAGGCTTTGCCGCCACTGGTGCCGCTGACGCAATGGTTCCAGGCACTGGAACCGGCGGCCGCGAAATATGGCGGCATCTTCACTTACAGTGCCGCCGTGGCCCGCGACTTGCTGGCCAAGCCGCAGAATACCGTCGTACTGCATGGCGACATCCATCATGGCAACATCCTCGATTTTGGCGCGCGCGGCTGGCTCGCGATCGATCCGAAAGGCCTTGCAGGTGAGCGCGGCTTCGACTATGCCAATATCTTTTGCAATCCCGAACTCGCCAATGCCATCGTGCCCGCACGTTTCCTGCGCCAACTGGAGATCGTGGTCGCAAACTCCGGGCTGGAACGCACACGCCTGCTGCAATGGATACTGGCCTACGCCGGTTTATCGGCTGCGTGGTTCTTCGAAGACGGCATGGAAGCGCCCACCGCGCTCGCGGTCGCCGAGCTGGCCATCAGCGAATTGAATAGATGAGACCTTGTAAACACTTGGTAAAACTGCACCGGGTTGACGGAATATTCTAAATGGCTATACTCACCCTATCCCCAACTTGCATACACAGCTTGTAATGACCTCCCCAACCTTCCTGTCGAAACGCATCGGTTCTGCGCCGAACAAGGAAGAGTTGCGCGTGCGCACTTTACTCGCAGGTCGTACTTCGACCACCGTGCATGCAGTCGCAAAGATGTACTCGCAGTCATCTTTTGTAAGAGACCTCGCCTGCCTCCCTTAGGCTCGGTGAGTGTCCACAGGAACGAAGCTTCGTTCCACCCACATCACTCCCGAGCCTCCCACTCGTAAATTCCACACTGTGTTGATGCTGTTTGCGTCTGCACCGTATTGCCATTTTTCTTGTCATTATTTGGTCGGCCTCAAGGTCGGCCCGGAGCTATTACCAAAATGAAAAACGAACGTTACCTGACCCAAAACGATGCCGCCACGCTGAGCCGCATTGCCGAACACTTGCTGCGCATGGGTGAAGTTGAAATCAACGCCGGTGAACAATTGATAGACATCATTTCGACTTCCATCATCCTGCCAGTTGATGTACAGCGCAAAGGCTATGTCACCCTCTATTCGACTGTCTCATACAGCCCGGTCGATACTGAAGAAGTGCGCAAGCTGACCATCGTTTGTCCGCAGGATGCGAACCCGCAACTGGCTCTGATTTCGGCGCTGACGCCTATCGGCCTGGCTTTGATCGGACGCAAGGCTTTGACGACGGTCGAAGTTGCACTGCCATCGAAGCGCGTTGAAAAGCTGAAGATCCTGGATGTCACACCTTTGGACTCGACCATGGGCGAGCTCGCACTGTCATGAAACGCGTAACAGCCATACAGCTGGTAGAGCGAGGCAAACGGCTAAAAAAATGGTTTGCCGCGTGTATCGCCTTCAGCATGGCAGTCGTCGTGGTCGCCATGACGATCGATTAAATTCGCAGGAGTATTGATGGCAAGGGCAGCGTATTACGCAAATTGTATGAAGAGGCGGCTGTATCAACGCATACAGCCCCTCTGCCCGCCTGTGCCCGGCGCAATGCCGCAAGCGTATTACTGCGGTATGGACCCTGTTATAGGTTTAGTGCGGCCACTTCGGTAGGCGCGCATCCACGCTTTCCTGCGCACTCGCCATTGCAGCAGCGGCCGAGCGCGTTTCCACCCCGAGTTTTTCAAAGATATGTTCGAGATGCTTGCTCACGGTACGTGGGCTCATCTTCAGGATTTCACCGATGTCGCGATTGGTTTTGCCTTTCGCCAGCCATGACAGGACTTCGGTTTCGCGCGGTGTCAGTGCGGCACTGGCGAGACGTCCGGTCGGCAGCGCATGGTTGCCGCTCAACTCGATCAGCAACATGATTTCATCCATGCCGGCCGCACCCATATTACGTACCAGCAGGCTGGCACCGGCAGGCTCGGTAACCGATGCCACCAGTTCCATGCCACTACTGCCTTTCCACCATGATTGCGGCACCGTCAACGCTTCCGGATCGATACCGAATTGCGTCAGCAACTGGCGCGCGCAAGGCGAACACCATGAAATAGCACCTTCCTCATTGAGCATGATCACACCCAGGCCGGAGACATCAATCGCATCGAGTGCGAAGCGCGCCATGCGTGCATTGCCCAAATGCGTATGCAGGCGTGCCAGCACTTCCGGCGCGCGTACCGGCTTGACGACATAATCGACGCCGCCGCATGCAAAACCTTCCAGCACATGCGAAGTGTCGGACAGGCCGGTCATGAAAATCACCGGGATATGTTTGGTCGAGAGATCCGCCTTGATGCGACGACAGGCATCAAAGCCGGAGATGCCCGGCATCACCGCATCCATCAGGATGACATCCGGCGTCACCAGGCTCAGGCGGCGCAAGGCGGTATCGCCGTCACATGCCACCAGCACGGTATAACCGGCACCCTCCAGTGTTTCGCACAGGACGCCGAGGCTGCTCGGGGCATCGTCCACCAGCAATACAACCGGACGGTCATCAGGATTATCAATCAGGTGATGCGACACGTTCATTCTCCATTAATGCGTTCTCCAATGCGCCCAACTCAAAACGGTCCAGCAATGATCTTACTACGTTGCAGGATGCGACGACTGTTGCATCGGCCGCTGCCAGCCGGTCCACTGCGCGGCGCAGTCCGCTCACATGTCCCATGCGGGTCAGTTGCAACAATTGCTCAATGGAAGGTTGCCGGAACTCCAAACGTTCCGGCAAGGCTTCCGTCACCGGCACCGGTGGCGGTGTGCTGGCATAGATCCATTCCAGCCCCAACTGCCTTTGCAGGGCCAGCATTAATTCCGATTCCAGCACCGGCTTGCCGACAAAATCCTGGCAACCGGCTGCCTTCAATTTCACGGGATCGTTTTCAAACAAATCCGCCGATACGAAAATAATCGGAATACCGCTGGACGCGCGTACGCGGCGCGCCGTTTCCCAACCATCCATGCCATCCATGCCGATATCCAGCAAGATCGCGTCTGGCACAAAGTCTTGCAATAGATCGATGCATTCATGGCCACTGGCTGCTTCACGCACATTGAAGCCCAATGGAATCAGCATGCCGCTCAACATATGCCTTTGCACCGGCTGGTCATCCACCACCAGCAAGGTGCGCGCGACACCGGTATGGCCGATCACATCGCGTTGCGGCAGGGCTTCGAAGGCATTGATTTCCATCAGTGGCAAACGCACGACGAAGGTACTGCCCTGCCCCTGGGTACTGATCAGGTTCAGGCTACCGTTCATCATCAGTATCAGCTTCTCGGTAATTGCCAGTCCCAGGCCCGCACCCGGCTCGCCACGCAAACGTCCGGCGGCACCGCGCTCGAATGGCTGGAAGATACGCTGTCGGTCCTGCACGGCAATCCCGATGCCGGTATCGATCACATCAAAGCGCATGGAAACACCGGTGCATTCGACATGCAGGGTGACGGAACCGGTATCGGTAAAGCGCAGCGCGTTCGTCAACAGGTTAATCAATATCTGGCGCAGGCGTTTACCATCCGCCAGTACGTAATGCGGCAAATCGCCGCCATGCGTATATTGCAGGCGCAAACCTTTCGCCTCGGCTTGCGGCCTGACCATACTGAGCAAATCATCAATGAAGGCAGCGAACAGGATAGGCGCCGGTTCCAGCCGCATGCGATCCGCTTCGATACGTGCCAGATCCAGCAATTCATCGACCAGTCCCAGCAAATGTTCGCCGCTGCGCTGTATGGTCTGGATCGCGGTGCGCGGCGCGGCGTCGAGCTGTTCGTTCTTCAGCAGGATTTGCGAATAGCCGAGGATGCTATTGAGCGGTGAGCGCAACTCATGCGAGATACCGGCGACATAACGTGTCTTCGCCTGGTTCGCCGATTCGGCCGCTTCCTTTGCACTCTGCAATGCCGCATCGGTGCGTTGATGCGCGTCTATCTCCTGCGTCAGCAATTCGTTTTGCCGGTTCAAATCATCCTGCGCCAGATGTCGCCCTTCGCTGCCCAGCACCACCCACCAGCTGGACACTGCAACAATGATCAATAGCACGGCAGAAATCTTGAGGAAGATGCTGTCCAGCAGCAAGCGATCACCGGCTGAAGTCAGCGTGGAAATTTCCTGCGCATAGACCAGGCCGAGTGCGGCAGCCCCGACCGCACACAAGGACAGCACCACCACCATATAGTTACCGACGCGCCGGTTGACCAGGTGCGACAAGGCATTCGGCAACAAGGCTGACAATAATTGCTGCGCCTGTTCCGCGGTCCGTGATTCCTTCTTGCACAAATCATGGCAACGCGATTCCAGCGTGCAGCATAGTGAACAGATAGGCGCACCATAGGCCGGGCAATGTGCCATATCTTCC of Janthinobacterium sp. Marseille contains these proteins:
- a CDS encoding NAD(P)H-dependent oxidoreductase, with the translated sequence MRLLNIVCSPRGGKSVSIAIANTFLDAYGQRCPALEVDTLNVWEEDFPDFNNQAIGAKYKRVSKEALNNAEQAAWKSIETLVQRFQRAERIVLGVPMWNFSYPYKLKQLIDLVSQRNMLFSFDGRQYGPLLEIPRALVIHVRGQSRGLDIDSPGFEHQADYIDFWLKFIGVANVLSIQLEHTWDGRAPETIEAGKAQAIALAADF
- the aceE gene encoding pyruvate dehydrogenase (acetyl-transferring), homodimeric type — protein: MNQPFAEVDIDPQETQEWLESLDAVIDVEGRPRAHYLLDKLADLDLARHGDLHGRVTTPYVNTISRQRQPAYPGDAGIERRLNAYIRWNAMVMVLRAGKHSNVGGHIATYQSAAVMYDVGFDHFFRGRTDTFDGDMVYIQGHSAPGIYGRAFIEGRIDEARMDNFRRESDRVGLSSYPHPRLMPDFWQFPTVSMGLGPLTAAYQARYMRYLEYRGLKQPQGRKVWAFLGDGEMDQPESLAAISLGGRERLDNLIFVVNCNLQRLDGPVRGNSKVIQELEATFRAAGWNVIKVIWGSDWDRLLEKDVTGLLRRRMMECVDGDFQTFKSQNGAYVRQHFFGKYPELLAMVTDMSDDEIWKLTRGGHDPEKVYAAYDQAVRTSGQPTVILAKTVKGFGMGEAGEGQNINHQLKKMSADAVRTFRDRFALPVSDEQLEEMPYLRPAPDSEEARYLVARRKALGGHIPARFSEVEPLAVPPLSAFASQLQSSGERGVSTTMSFVRILTALLKDENLGKLVIPIVPDESRTFGMEGLFRQIGIHSYLGQLYTPQDAGQLSYYKEAKDGQILQEGINESGAISSWIAAGTAYANHGLATIPFYIFYSMFGLQRVGDLAWAAADARTRGFLLGATAGRTTLMGEGLQHDDGHSHVLSSVIPSCISYDPTFSYELAVIIHDGLRRMYVEQEDIYYYITLLNESYQHPAMPDGAEAGILKGLYLLREHAAQQDGAPQVQLMGSGSILREVIAAAELLEQDFGIASDIWSATSLTEVRRDGLAAERWNMLHPDEEMRIPYVQECLMGRRGPVVIATDYMKIVGDQIRPFINDRRFIALGTDGFGRSDTRESLRSFFEVDRHFIVLAALKVLADDGSIPRSKLGEAIQRYGIDINKVDPAAV
- a CDS encoding response regulator, with amino-acid sequence MNVSHHLIDNPDDRPVVLLVDDAPSSLGVLCETLEGAGYTVLVACDGDTALRRLSLVTPDVILMDAVMPGISGFDACRRIKADLSTKHIPVIFMTGLSDTSHVLEGFACGGVDYVVKPVRAPEVLARLHTHLGNARMARFALDAIDVSGLGVIMLNEEGAISWCSPCARQLLTQFGIDPEALTVPQSWWKGSSGMELVASVTEPAGASLLVRNMGAAGMDEIMLLIELSGNHALPTGRLASAALTPRETEVLSWLAKGKTNRDIGEILKMSPRTVSKHLEHIFEKLGVETRSAAAAMASAQESVDARLPKWPH
- a CDS encoding aminoglycoside phosphotransferase family protein, whose product is MLEPYLKRWQLTPDGTAIMTPGSQLLPVRMAGMPAMLKVSAEEEEKNGALLLAWWDGDAAARVLACEGDALLMERAEGQSTLLEMALHGRDDEASRIMCKVTAQLHAPRNKALPPLVPLTQWFQALEPAAAKYGGIFTYSAAVARDLLAKPQNTVVLHGDIHHGNILDFGARGWLAIDPKGLAGERGFDYANIFCNPELANAIVPARFLRQLEIVVANSGLERTRLLQWILAYAGLSAAWFFEDGMEAPTALAVAELAISELNR
- a CDS encoding NUDIX hydrolase is translated as MQAPVDTSSNRKIPVAAVIAVLLRGDEVLLVSRKNPPDVGLWGFPGGKMDFGETMEAAAVRELYEETGVRAQARHVLTALNAYGKDEAGELLQHFVLLAVLCEWQSGEPVAADDAADAGWFRLQALQDGALELSQDVLAVAQMALRAQGMSLS
- a CDS encoding sulfite exporter TauE/SafE family protein encodes the protein MSSYIFVLMVGLLAGAISGVIGTGSSIMLLPVLVYTFGPKQAVPIMAVAAVMANLSRVMAWWKLVDWRAFAAYSITGVPAAAIGARTLLALPSHLIEICLGIFFILMIPARRWLVARNYTIKLWQLSIIGALIGFLTGLVLSTGPLSVPAFTAYGLVKGAFLSTEAASSLMLYVTKVITFREFGAMPLDIFIKGLLVGASLMAGTFIGKAVVLKLSNQAFQHLLDALLFCSGVSLLWAAFS
- the smpB gene encoding SsrA-binding protein SmpB → MSIVDNRKAFHDYFIEDRYEAGVMLQGWEVKAIRAGRVQLKEAYVIARGNEIFLFGAHVSALNSASSFSHPEAVRTRKLLLHAAEIKKLLSKVDQSGFTMVPLNLHWVRGRVKCDIALAKGKKEYDKRNTEKDRDWMREHQKIMKIHRR
- a CDS encoding ATP-binding protein — encoded protein: MAQQKIFRIRREYNRWVANESIEDYALRYTPRHFRKWSEWQLGNAAFGAASFLALEAIGGAIALNYGFANAVTAILTVMLITFLTGLPISYYAARYGIDMDLLTRGAGFGYMGSTISSLIYASFTIIFFALEAAILAVALQMWIQWPLWIWYVICALFIVPLVARGITLISRLQMWTQPLWLILLVAPYIAIFWKKPEAYTEFAQFVGAISKSNSLDPVMFGVAATVAFSLVAQIGEQVDFLRFLPERTAENKRRWWTAIIVAGAGWIIPGGLKMLGGAFLAYLVFQSGVPAGNAMEPTRMYLLGFSYLFSDPVWILAITLLFVVVSQVKINLTNAYAGSLAWSNFFARLTHSHPGRVVWLVFNCLLALLLMNLGVFAALENVLGLYSNVAVAWVGALVADLVINKPLGWSPKGIEFKRAHLYDINPVGLGTMLLSASIGIAAFSGVWGHKVAAFSPFITLGMAFLVSPLLAWLTRGRYYLARKPTAVGLPGQAVKCGVCDNSFESEDMAHCPAYGAPICSLCCTLESRCHDLCKKESRTAEQAQQLLSALLPNALSHLVNRRVGNYMVVVLSLCAVGAAALGLVYAQEISTLTSAGDRLLLDSIFLKISAVLLIIVAVSSWWVVLGSEGRHLAQDDLNRQNELLTQEIDAHQRTDAALQSAKEAAESANQAKTRYVAGISHELRSPLNSILGYSQILLKNEQLDAAPRTAIQTIQRSGEHLLGLVDELLDLARIEADRMRLEPAPILFAAFIDDLLSMVRPQAEAKGLRLQYTHGGDLPHYVLADGKRLRQILINLLTNALRFTDTGSVTLHVECTGVSMRFDVIDTGIGIAVQDRQRIFQPFERGAAGRLRGEPGAGLGLAITEKLILMMNGSLNLISTQGQGSTFVVRLPLMEINAFEALPQRDVIGHTGVARTLLVVDDQPVQRHMLSGMLIPLGFNVREAASGHECIDLLQDFVPDAILLDIGMDGMDGWETARRVRASSGIPIIFVSADLFENDPVKLKAAGCQDFVGKPVLESELMLALQRQLGLEWIYASTPPPVPVTEALPERLEFRQPSIEQLLQLTRMGHVSGLRRAVDRLAAADATVVASCNVVRSLLDRFELGALENALMENERVASPD
- a CDS encoding GreA/GreB family elongation factor, with the protein product MKNERYLTQNDAATLSRIAEHLLRMGEVEINAGEQLIDIISTSIILPVDVQRKGYVTLYSTVSYSPVDTEEVRKLTIVCPQDANPQLALISALTPIGLALIGRKALTTVEVALPSKRVEKLKILDVTPLDSTMGELALS